A DNA window from Camelina sativa cultivar DH55 chromosome 17, Cs, whole genome shotgun sequence contains the following coding sequences:
- the LOC104758516 gene encoding protein IQ-DOMAIN 14-like, protein MGKVARWFKGVFGIKKSTERSSVSGGDSVKDGDHSGEFNASKDPVWLTTYLTDTEKEQNKNAIAVATATASATEAAVSSAKAAAAVVKQTSEVRAGDIITTKEWCAAVKIQKVFRGSLARKALRALKGIVKLQALVRGYLVRKRAAAMLQSIQVLIRVQTAMRSKRNNRCLNKEYNNMFQPRQSLHDKFDEASERSPKIVEIDDTYKRRSSSRSKSKEVHNVGAMSEYEDDFVYKENDLELSFSDEKWKFASAQNTPRLSRHHAANNRYYVMQSPAKNVLCDDGGSLSTPGYMEKTKSFKAKVRSHSAPRQRTERKRLSLDEVMAYKRSVTGVNMLQQQPPRYSCSYNPY, encoded by the exons ATGGGTAAAGTAGCGAGATGGTTCAAGGGCGTGTTTGGTATAAAGAAGAGTACAGAAAGAAGTAGCGTTTCCGGCGGCGACTCCGTCAAAGACGGCGATCATTCCGGCGAGTTCAATGCTTCGAAGGACCCTGTTTGGTTGACAACTTATCTGACGGATACAGAGAAGGAACAGAACAAGAACGCAATTGCGGTTGCAACTGCTACGGCCTCAGCCACAGAAGCAGCGGTTTCGTCGGCCAAAGCGGCTGCGGCAGTTGTTAAACAGACCAGTGAAGTAAGAGCGGGAGATATTATCACCACGAAGGAGTGGTGTGCTGcggtcaaaatacaaaaagtctTCAGGGGCTCTTTG GCGAGGAAAGCGTTAAGAGCTTTGAAAGGTATAGTGAAGCTACAAGCTCTAGTGAGAGGATACTTGGTAAGGAAACGTGCTGCTGCGATGTTGCAGAGCATACAAGTTCTAATTAGAGTCCAAACTGCTATGCGATCTAAACGGAACAATCGCTGCCTCAACAAAGAGTACAACAACATGTTTCAACCTCGACAATCACTACAT GACAAGTTTGATGAAGCGAGTGAGAGAAGTCCGAAAATTGTAGAGATTGATGATACGTACAAGAGGAGATCGAGTTCGAGATCGAAGTCCAAAGAAGTGCACAATGTTGGTGCAATGTCTGAATATGAAGATGATTTTGTTTACAAAGAGAATGACTTGGAGTTGAGTTTCTCGGATGAGAAGTGGAAGTTTGCTTCGGCGCAGAACACGCCGAGATTGTCGCGCCACCACGCTGCTAATAATCGCTACTATGTAATGCAGTCTCCTGCTAAGAACGTTTTGTGCGACGATGGAGGCAGTTTGAGTACTCCTGGCTACATGGAGAAAACAAAGTCGTTTAAGGCCAAGGTGCGTTCCCACAGTGCGCCACGTCAGCGAACTGAGAGGAAGAGGTTGTCGCTAGATGAAGTTATGGCCTATAAGAGGAGCGTTACCGGCGTGAATATGCTGCAACAGCAACCGCCACGCTATTCTTGTTCCTATAATCCGTATTGA
- the LOC104758517 gene encoding pentatricopeptide repeat-containing protein At1g51965, mitochondrial-like has product MKLLCRRFLNSVDTITRANRRHYATKYVAKVTSSSPSGRSLSAEVSLPNPLPADVRGYPLPRRHLICRATNLITGATNLSDAFSDLSDYLSSLSLSLTPDEASEILKSLNSPLLAVEFFKFVPSLCPNSQNDPFLYNRIVLILSRSNLPDRFDRVRSILDSMVKSNVSGNISTVNILIGFFGDTEDLQMCLRLVKKWDLKMNSFTYKCLLQAYLRSRDASKAFDVYCEIRRGGHKLDIFAYNMLLDALAKDEKIDQACQVFEDMKKRHCRRDEYSYTIMIRTMGRVGKYSEAVGLFNEMITEGLTLNVVGYNTLMQVLAKGRMVDKAIQVFSRMVETGCRPNEYTYSLVLNLLVAEGQLVRLDGIVEMSKRYMTQGIYSYLVRTLSKLGHVSEAHRLFCDMWSFPVKGERDSYMSMLESLCVAGKTVEAIEMLSKIHEKGVVTDTMMYNTVFSALGKLKQISHIHDLFEKMKKDGPCPDIFTYNILISSFGRVGEVDHAISIFEELEKSDYKPDIVSYNSLINCLGKNGDVDEAHVRFKEMQEKGLNPDVVTYSTLMECFGKTERVEMAYRLFEEMLAKGCQPNIVTYNILLDCLEKNGRTAEAVDLYTKMKQQGLTPDSITYTVLERLQSGSHGKSRIRRKNPITGWVVSPL; this is encoded by the exons ATGAAGCTTCTTTGCCGCCGTTTCTTAAACTCCGTCGATACAATCACCAGAGCAAACCGCCGGCATTACGCCACCAAATATGTCGCGAAAGTCACTTCATCATCACCCTCAGGCCGTTCTCTCTCCGCCGAAGTTTCTCTTCCTAATCCTCTCCCCGCCGACGTACGTGGCTACCCTCTACCTCGCCGTCATCTCATCTGCAGAGCCACCAATCTCATCACCGGAGCCACTAATCTCTCCGATGCTTTCTCTGATCTCTCTGAttacctctcttctctctcactctcactcaCTCCCGACGAAGCTTCAGAGATTCTCAAATCCCTAAACTCACCTCTCCTCGCCGTAGAGTTTTTCAAATTCGTCCCTTCTCTTTGTCCTAATTCTCAAAACGACCCTTTTCTTTACAACCGCATCGTTTTGATCCTCTCTAGGTCAAATCTCCCAGACAGATTCGATCGTGTTCGCTCGATTCTTGATTCCATGGTGAAATCTAACGTTTCTGGGAATATATCAACTGTGAATATCTTAATTGGTTTCTTCGGTGACACGGAAGATTTACAAATGTGTTTAAGATTGGTGAAGAAATGGGATTTGAAGATGAACTCTTTCACTTACAAGTGTCTCCTTCAAGCTTATTTAAGATCTCGTGATGCGTCTAAAGCTTTTGATGTGTATTGTGAGATTAGAAGAGGAGGGCATAAACTTGATATCTTCGCTTACAATATGTTGCTTGATGCTTTAGCTAAAGATGAAAAG ATTGATCAGGCTTGTCAAGTTTTCGAAGATATGAAGAAGAGGCATTGTAGAAGAGATGAGTATTCTTATACGATTATGATCAGGACTATGGGGAGGGTTGGGAAGTATAGTGAAGCTGTTGGTTTATTCAATGAGATGATAACTGAAGGGCTTACGCTTAATGTTGTTGGTTACAATACTCTGATGCAAGTTCTAGCAAAAGGCAGAATGGTTGATAAGGCTATTCAGGTTTTCTCTAGGATGGTTGAAACGGGTTGCCGACCTAACGAGTATACTTATAGTTTGGTTTTGAATCTCTTAGTAGCTGAAGGTCAGCTTGTGAGGTTAGATGGAATTGTGGAGATGTCGAAAAGATATATGACTCAGGGGATATATTCTTATTTGGTTAGAACGTTGAGCAAGTTAGGGCATGTAAGTGAGGCTCACCGGCTATTTTGTGATATGTGGAGCTTCCCTgtgaaaggagagagagatagttACATGTCGATGCTAGAGAGTTTGTGCGTTGCGGGTAAAACTGTTGAAGCTATAGAGATGTTGAGCAAGATTCATGAGAAAGGTGTAGTTACTGATACTATGATGTACAACACTGTGTTCTCTGCACTAGGAAAGCTAAAGCAAATATCTCATATTCATGATCTCTTcgagaaaatgaaaaaggatGGTCCTTGTCCGGATATATTCACCTACAATATTCTTATCTCTAGTTTTGGTCGGGTAGGAGAAGTTGATCACGCTATAAGCATCTTTGAAGAGCTTGAGAAGAGTGACTATAAACCCGACATTGTTTCTTATAACTCTTTGATCAATTGTCTGGGGAAGAATGGTGATGTTGATGAAGCCCATGTGAGATTCAAGGAGATGCAAGAAAAAGGATTAAACCCTGATGTGGTCACATACAGCACTCTGATGGAATGTTTTGGGAAAACAGAGAGAGTCGAAATGGCATATAGATTGTTCGAAGAGATGCTTGCCAAAGGATGTCAACCGAACATTGTGACGTACAACATTTTGCTTGATTGTCTAGAGAAGAATGGGAGAACCGCGGAAGCAGTTGATCTGTACACAAAGATGAAACAGCAAGGACTCACTCCGGATTCAATTACTTACACTGTGCTTGAACGGTTGCAATCTGGCTCTCACGGGAAATCTCGTATCCGTAGGAAGAATCCAATAACTGGTTGGGTGGTCAGCCCGTTATAG
- the LOC104759964 gene encoding putative B3 domain-containing protein At1g51970, with product MTQELNLKLGLAPYDPWVLKKNLTETDLHHGGSLILPKQDFEAILREIGRGLVENLGNGVDVKLHIIEEGHESDDYTLTLVKGNGCYMLRGGWYTIAKAKGYKPNDEIGLTWDKWSRRFLFHHIK from the coding sequence ATGACTCAAGAACTCAATTTGAAATTGGGGTTAGCTCCATATGATCCATGGGTTCTAAAGAAGAATTTAACCGAGACTGATCTCCATCACGGTGGTTCGCTTATTCTACCGAAGCAAGATTTTGAAGCAATACTTCGGGAGATAGGACGTGGTTTGGTCGAGAATTTAGGAAACGGTGTTGATGTGAAACTCCATATTATAGAGGAAGGTCATGAATCTGATGATTACACATTAACGCTGGTCAAGGGCAATGGCTGTTATATGTTGAGAGGAGGATGGTACACTATTGCTAAAGCAAAAGGTTACAAACCAAACGATGAGATTGGACTTACGTGGGATAAGTGGTCTCGAAGATTCTTGTTTCACCATATTAAGTAG
- the LOC104778123 gene encoding probable mitochondrial-processing peptidase subunit alpha-1, mitochondrial (The sequence of the model RefSeq protein was modified relative to this genomic sequence to represent the inferred CDS: added 61 bases not found in genome assembly), translating to MYRTAASRAKALKGVLTRSLRPARYASSSAAAATSSSTPGYLSWLGGGSSGSLTSLDMPLQGVSLPPPLADKVEPSKLKITTLPNGLKIASEMSPNPAASIGLYVDCGSIYEAPYFHGATHLLERMAFKSTLNRTHFRLVREIEAIGGNTSASASREQMSYTIDALKTYVPEMVEVLIDSVRNPAFLDWEVNEELRKMKVEIAELAKNPMGFLLEAIHSAGYSGALASPLYAPESALDRLNGELLEEFMTENFTAARMVLAASGVEHEELLKVAEPLVSDLPNVPRQVEPKSQYVGGDFRQHTGGEATHFAVAFEVPGWNNEKEAVTATVLQMLMGGGGSFSAGGPGKGMHSWLYRRVLNEYQQVQSCTAFTSIFNNTGLFGIYGCSSPEFAATAIELAAKELKDVAGGKVNQQHLDRAKAATKSAVLMNLESRMIEAEDIGRQILTYGERKPVDQFLKTVDQLTLKDIADFTSKVISKPLTMGAFGDVLTVPSYDTISSKFH from the exons ATGTATCGTACGGCAGCTTCACGAGCCAAGGCTCTTAAG gGAGTCCTTACTCGTAGTTTGAGACCTGCACGTTATGCTAGTTCTAGTGCTGCTGCGGCGACAAGTTCGTCCACGCCAGGTTACTTGAGCTGGTTGGGTGGTGGATCCTCTGGTTCTCTTACTTCATTGGATATGCCACTACAAGGCGTATCTCTTCCTCCGCCGCTTGCTGACAAGGTCGAGCCAAGCAAACTTAAGATCACTACTCTTCCAAATGGTCTCAAAATAGCCTCAGAGATGTCTCCG AATCCGGCAGCTTCGATTGGTTTATATGTTGATTGTGGTTCTATTTACGAGGCGCCTTATTTCCATGGAGCTACTCATTTGCTTGAAAGAATGGCTTTCAAGAGCACGTTAAACAGAACCCACTTTCGTCTTGTGAGGGAAATAGAGGCCATTGGAGGCAACACGTCCGCCTCTGCGTCTCGAGAGCAAATGAGTTACACTATTGATGCTCTTAAGACCTATGTCCCTGAAATGGTTGAAGTTCTTATTGACAGTGTGAGAAACCCTGCTTTCTTGGACTGGGAAGTCAATGAAGAG CTACGGAAGATGAAGGTAGAGATAGCGGAACTTGCAAAGAACCCTATGGGTTTCCTGTTGGAGGCCATTCATTCTGCTGGTTACTCTGGTGCATTGGCAAGTCCTCTGTACGCACCGGAGTCTGCTTTAGATAGATTGAATGGGGAGCTCTTGGAAGAGTTTATGACT TAAAAGTTGCTGAGCCATTAGTTTCGGACCTACCTAATGTACCACGCCAAGTGGAGCCAAAATCTCAGTATGTCGGTGGAGATTTCCGCCAACATACTGGTGGAGAG GCTACACACTTTGCGGTTGCTTTTGAGGTGCCTGGCTGGAATAACGAGAAAGAAGCAGTCACAGCCACTGTTCTCCAG ATGCTTATGGGAGGAGGTGGCTCATTCTCTGCGGGAGGTCCTGGAAAAGGAATGCACTCGTGGCTCT ATCGCCGTGTTCTAAACGAATATCAGCAGGTTCAATCATGCACTGCGTTCACTAGCATCTTTAACAACACTGGATTGTTTGGAATCTATGGTTGCTCG AGCCCTGAGTTCGCGGCAACAGCAATTGAATTAGCAGCTAAAGAACTGAAAGATGTTGCAGGAGGAAAAG TTAACCAGCAACATCTTGATCGTGCCAAGGCAGCCACAAAATCTGCAGTCCTGATGAATTTGGAATCTCGG ATGATTGAAGCAGAAGACATTGGTAGACAGATACTTACATACGGAGAGAG GAAACCAGTTGATCAATTCTTGAAGACAGTAGACCAACTAACATTGAAGGACATTGCAGACTTCACCAGCAAAGTTATTTCAAAGCCTTTGACAATGGGTGCCTTCGGAGATG TGTTGACTGTTCCGAGCTACGACACCATCAGCAGCAAATTTCATTga
- the LOC104758520 gene encoding myrosinase-binding protein 2-like, translating to MSEKVGAIGGHKGGAFDDGVFDGVKKVIVGKDFRTVTYIKIEYENDGKFEIHEHGTNGGQLEEFSVDYPSEYIIAVGGSYDNIFIYGSTLIKSLLFKTSYGRISPILGHTTLLGNPAGKEFMLEGKNGGKLIGFHGRSGQALDAIGAHFAAVDSSLKTFKLQGGNGGFAWDDGAFDGVRKVLIGRNGKNVGYVRFEYAKGQIKVPHAHGNKQEAPQEFVVDYPNEHITSVEGTIDGYLRSLMFKTSKGRTSPPFGTLLGSKFVFEETGFKLVGFYGRSGNVIDALGAHFAPLPTVPALVPVHAPTPIGSTGGTGSHIGGSRLDTCSDGTQKMEAQGGKGSNQWDDGSDHDDVTKIYVAAGGLGIENIKFDYVKSGERKEGIFHGVKASRAVVSTIGIGHPKQYLVSVEGWYDSSNIIQGIKFQTNNYTSVFIGYEFSGDGTQFSFQVKDKKIIGFHGFVGSHLNSLGAYFGPTSSSSSSLTPTLNKLEAQGGNGGETFDDGAFDNVRKVYVGQGDSGVAYIKFEYETNGKRETHEHGKITLLGTEEFEVDSDDYITSVEFYYEKVFGTQTDIITSLIFKTFKGITSQPFGKVSGNKSILEGGKIVGFHGRASNVIHSLGAYISPSVTSSTPATPKSFKLPAQGGNGGVFWDDGAHDHVRKVYVGQGDSGVAFIKFEYNKGSEFLAGDGHGKKSLLGTEEFVIDRDDYITSVKVYYEKLFGLETEIITALIFKTFKGITSQRFGMTSGDFFLLEGGKITGFHGSLSDVLHSMGAYMSLSPTPMLRGKWIQVEQKSNGPGPRCSHAIAMVGDKMYSFGGELTPNFHIDQHLYVFNFKTHTWSLAPPNGDVPDLPCLGVCMVAIGTNLYVFGGRDGHRTYSGFYSYDTVKSEWKLITHVDKGPAPHSFHAMATDDKNVYVFGGVSTTARVNTLHAYSIVDQKWIQLPNPGEVCKARGGPGLAVVQGKIWVVYGFNVDELDDVHCYDPVEGKWIKVETSGEKPWGRSVFSIAVLGKYIVISGGEIDMDPKAHLGPGKLTSGTFLLNTENLTWEKLEEGHSLRGWSASTTACIDGKKGLLIYGGKSPTNGRYDDVFFYGVDSA from the exons ATGTCTGAAAAGGTGGGAGCGATAGGTGGTCACAAGGGAGGAGCATTCGATGATGGCGTTTTTGATGGAGTTAAGAAAGTAATTGTTGGAAAAGATTTTCGCACGGTAACATATATCAAGATCGAATACGAAAATGATGGAAAATTTGAAATCCATGAACACGGGACAAACGGTGGGCAACTAGAAGAG TTTTCAGTAGATTATCCAAGTGAATATATCATAGCTGTTGGTGGAAGCTAcgataatattttcatttatggGTCAACATTGATCAAATCTTTACTCTTCAAAACCTCTTATGGAAGAATATCTCCGATACTTGGTCATACAACGTTATTAGGAAATCCAGCAGGGAAAGAATTCATGCTCGAAGGTAAAAATGGAGGAAAACTTATTGGGTTCCATGGACGTTCTGGTCAAGCTCTTGATGCCATTGGAGCACACTTCGCTGCTGTGGATTCGTCTCTTAAGACATTTAAACTTCAAGGTGGGAATGGAGGTTTTGCTTGGGACGATGGCGCTTTTGATGGTGTTAGAAAAGTGCTTATTGGACGAAATGGTAAGAACGTGGGTTATGTCAGGTTTGAGTATGCGAAAGGCCAAATAAAGGTACCGCATGCTCATGGGAACAAACAAGAAGCTCCACAAGAG TTTGTGGTGGATTATCCTAATGAACATATTACATCAGTGGAGGGAACAATCGATGGTTACCTTAGGTCACTTATGTTTAAGACATCAAAAGGAAGAACCTCCCCTCCTTTTGGGACTTTGCTTGGTAGTAAATTTGTGTTCGAGGAAACAGGTTTTAAACTTGTTGGGTTTTATGGTCGGTCTGGTAATGTTATTGATGCTCTTGGTGCACATTTTGCCCCTCTTCCCACCGTTCCCGCTCTCGTTCCAGTTCATGCTCCCACTCCCATTGGAAGCACTGGCGGGACAGGATCTCACATAGGAGGAAGCAGATTGGACACATGTTCAGATGGAACCCAAAAGATGGAAGCACAAGGAGGTAAGGGGAGCAATCAATGGGACGATGGATCAGATCACGACGATGTAACAAAGATATATGTTGCAGCTGGTGGTTTAGGAATCGAGAACATTAAGTTCGATTATGTTAAGAGCGGAGAGAGAAAGGAAGGAATTTTCCATGGTGTGAAAGCTAGTAGAGCTGTCGTTTCTACG ATCGGGATAGGCCATCCCAAGCAGTATCTCGTTTCTGTAGAGGGTTGGTATGACTCCTCTAATATCATTCAAGGAATCAAGTTTCAAACCAACAACTATACTTCTGTTTTCATTGGATATGAGTTTTCTGGAGATGGTACACAATTTTCATTTCAAGTTAAAGACAAGAAGATCATCGGTTTCCATGGTTTTGTCGGCTCTCATCTCAATTCTCTTGGAGCTTATTTCGGTCCAAcctcatcctcttcttcctccttgacTCCTACTCTCAACAAACTTGAAGCGCAAGGAGGAAATGGTGGAGAAACATTTGACGATGGTGCTTTCGATAATGTAAGAAAGGTTTATGTTGGTCAAGGTGATTCCGGTGTTGCTTATATCAAGTTTGAATACGAAACAAATGGCAAAAGAGAAACACACGAACACGGAAAAATAACATTGCTAGGAACAGAAGAGTTTGAGGTTGATTCGGATGACTACATCACATCGGTTGAGTTTTACTATGAGAAAGTCTTTGGCACACAAACTGATATCATAACAtctcttattttcaaaacattcaAAGGCATTACCTCTCAGCCTTTTGGAAAGGTTTCCGGAAACAAATCTATACTCGAAGGAGGCAAAATCGTTGGGTTTCATGGACGAGCAAGCAATGTTATCCATTCTTTAGGAGCATATATATCTCCCTCGGTGACATCTTCTACTCCGGCAACTCCTAAGTCCTTTAAACTTCCAGCACAAGGCGGAAACGGAGGAGTTTTTTGGGACGATGGTGCTCATGATCATGTGAGAAAAGTTTACGTAGGACAAGGCGATTCTGGTGTGGCCTTTATCAAGTTTGAATACAATAAAGGATCAGAGTTTCTCGCTGGAGATGGTCACGGGAAAAAGTCATTGCTCGGAACAGAGgag TTTGTGATCGATCGAGATGATTACATTACATCTGTGAAAGTTTACTACGAGAAACTCTTTGGCTTGGAGACAGAAATTATAACGGCTCTTATATTTAAGACATTCAAGGGAATAACCTCTCAGCGGTTTGGAATGACGTCAGGTGATTTCTTCTTGCTCGAAGGCGGAAAAATTACCGGCTTTCATGGAAGTTTGAGCGACGTTCTTCATTCTATGGGAGCTTATATGTCTCTTTCGCCTACTCCGATGTTGCGTGGCAAGTGGATCCAG GTGGAGCAAAAGTCAAATGGACCTGGACCAAGATGCTCGCACGCTATAGCAATGGTTGGAGACAAAATGTACTCTTTTGGAGGAGAGTTAACGCCAAATTTTCACATCGATCAACATTTATACGTCTTCAATTTCAAGACTCACACATGGTCACTTGCTCCTCCTAATGGCGATGTTCCTGACCTCCCTTGCTTAGGCGTTTGCATGGTAGCCATCGGCACTAACCTCTACGTCTTTGGTGGTCGCGATGGCCACCGTACCTACAGCGGTTTCTACTCTTACGACACTGTTAAAAGCGAGTGGAAACTCATAACTCACGTTGATAAAGGACCAGCACCCCATAGCTTCCATGCAATGGCTACTGATGACAAGAATGTCTATGTCTTTGGTGGAGTGAGTACTACAGCACGGGTCAATACACTTCATGCTTATAGCATTGTTGATCAAAAATGGATTCAGCTTCCGAATCCTGGAGAg gTTTGCAAAGCGAGAGGAGGACCAGGGCTCGCAGTTGTGCAGGGAAAGATTTGGGTTGTGTATGGATTTAACGTCGATGAACTGGATGATGTTCATTGCTATGACCCTGTTGAAGGTAAGTGGATTAAAGTGGAAACAAGTGGTGAAAAGCCATGGGGGAGGAGCGTATTTTCGATAGCAGTTTTGGggaaatatattgttatatctGGAGGTGAGATTGATATGGACCCAAAGGCTCATTTGGGGCCGGGGAAATTGACCAGTGGGACTTTCTTGTTGAACACGGAAAATTTAACGTGGGAGAAGCTGGAAGAAGGTCATAGTCTCCGTGGATGGTCCGCGTCCACGACTGCCTGCATTGATGGAAAGAAAGGTTTGTTGATATATGGAGGGAAGTCTCCAACCAATGGTCGTTATGATGACGTCTTTTTCTATGGTGTAGACTCTGCTTAA
- the LOC104759966 gene encoding jacalin-related lectin 8 — protein MAQKVEAIGGKGGKLWDDGANHDNVAKVYIRGDHEGIQYIKIDYVKDGQSINGSVHGGSADGFTQTLEIDHLKYEQIVSVEGYYNEKTGVMQALQFKTNLKTSEFIGYQKGTKFSLGVEGKIIIGFHGSALHNLRSLGAYMKTPPTKSELQGGITGGEYWDDGPNYDGVRKVYVTFTETHIRSMNIDYDQDGQVVTRYHGMKNGETQEFAVDFPNEYMTSVEGTYDHIHEGNYLVLTSLTFKTSKGRISQTFGLVIGTKFVLESKDNVIVGFHGRDGGSFDAIGVYFSPVISS, from the exons ATGGCCCAAAAGGTAGAAGCAATAGGTGGGAAAGGAGGGAAGTTGTGGGATGATGGAGCCAACCATGATAATGTAGCAAAAGTCTATATACGAGGTGATCATGAAGGGATTCAGTACATCAAAATCGACTATGTCAAGGATGGACAATCTATTAATGGATCAGTCCATGGTGGTTCAGCCGATGGTTTCACACAGACG tTGGAGATTGACCATCTCAAGTATGAGCAAATAGTATCTGTTGAGGGTTACTACAATGAAAAGACCGGTGTGATGCAAGCACTACAATTCAAAACAAACCTCAAGACTTCAGAATTTATTGGATATCAAAAGGGTACTAAGTTTTCACTAGGAGTCGAAGGAAAAATCATCATTGGCTTCCATGGATCTGCGTTGCATAACCTACGCTCTCTTGGAGCATATATGAAGACTCCTCCCACCAAATCGGAACTCCAAGGTGGCATAACGGGAGGCGAATATTGGGATGATGGTCCTAATTACGACGGCGTAAGAAAGGTGTATGTTACTTTTACTGAAACTCATATAAGGAGTATGAACATCGACTATGATCAAGATGGCCAAGTGGTAACACGTTATCACGGGATGAAGAATGGAGAGACACAAGAG tttgctGTGGACTTTCCGAATGAGTATATGACATCTGTGGAGGGTACATACGACCACATCCACGAGGGTAACTATTTAGTCCTTACGTCATTGACTTTCAAAACATCAAAAGGGAGAATCTCTCAGACATTTGGATTGGTCATTGGTACCAAATTTGTGTTGGAGAGTAAAGATAATGTTATCGTCGGGTTCCATGGAAGGGATGGTGGTTCTTTTGATGCTATTGGAGTTTATTTTTCTCCAGTTATATCTTCGTAA